From the Stenotrophomonas bentonitica genome, one window contains:
- a CDS encoding autotransporter domain-containing protein: MNKVFKVVWSKAVGQWVVTSEFGMAAGGRTRRTANRLTTGPLAALSLMTALALYGPSAMAAVEITNIGFEDGTLSGWTYSDTGTQGSTSYSGNGVGAAVVTGMTDFTSNNGTHSWTVTPFGNNMASLQAGNGSDSFATAADALGLNAASRSLVESTMAGSPTNASWLYQDLTLAAGDYFSMAWQYVSTDYQPFNDASLTSLINLGDASVFATVNNQNAQYALLGATNIGTGSYSTGSYGATGWQVATYQVSTAGTYRLGFMSLNLEDTVLSPVLFVDQAPGLTFDKGVPFGPVAPNPGSGAPTTPTTPTTPTTPTGPIIIDGPKGTDELGNEDEASFEGGTLVVDKDTNVDVDFKIDDKPGTIDQNGHDSTFTGKIEDSTAGIPGSLIVKNSGNGGSVTLTNTNGYTGTTEVDENTTLALAGNGSIDKSKKLVIDGTLDVTQATPVVNITSLEGKGDVALGNNTLSITDANDAFEGTIGGQGDVAINGGTQVLSGTNTYAGGTSVSNNAVLQVSSDENLGDAAGKLTLDDGTLHTSGDVNSDRDVVLVGNGTFTTDTNTTLTNSGDVSGNGGLIKNGEGGLELTGTVSHSGGTTVNEGELTLSGQNTYTGGTTLNGGVLNVSSDGNLGDAAGGLTFNGGTLKASSSMTTGRSMVLDSVGGLRSAEGSTLTVTGPISGAGTLVADGQGTLVLGAANTHAGGTLISGGTVVLAHAGGLGSGAVAIDDATLRTTVDTQLSQSLLVTGEATLDVASGTTTQLTGMLDGSRSTGCFIKSGAGRLNMAGTAILANGTCVNEGTLSANGVLLSDVQVERAGTVRGTGAIAGNMRVDGTLAPGNSPGTLAVTGTVTMTDNATLQIDIDGYGTGAGAGNYSRLVVSGAAGRFVANGTLQPLLRGISGNASNTFTPKVGDMFRIVSGEGGVTGTFDRLLQPTEGLAASTRFQVYYTTGFDIDLYVTPTAYSADLVGKVNGNGLATAAALDALVEASDAGTTTAEQTDLLRAVWQQDAAALPVLVTAMTGENHAKLAALAQSNATALADDVTGRLGQGVLVDASSTRIEQLLWANIGYGDLSVDADASADRFDARQRRATAGIDVYRSSNVAWGAGLGRTTSELERSPLDNTLDSNAFFAYGAARAGAVVLDGMLSYSADRWESQRPDALGAGGALSGKASGTTLLASAGVSLPFTAAGLSWQPSLRGNWQKVERNAYREGGDSLAALDIARLNAEGSRATLGLSVGSLVNDPLAARATWQFGLQAGINHGQVRQAMVTTALAGQRVDLSSADPGKTFGRAQLQGTVRLGASSYLYGGVSTEQGSGVENNSVNAGIRIAL; encoded by the coding sequence TTGAACAAAGTATTCAAGGTGGTATGGAGCAAGGCCGTGGGTCAGTGGGTTGTGACCTCCGAATTCGGGATGGCCGCAGGTGGCCGCACCCGTCGCACGGCCAACCGGCTGACCACCGGCCCTCTGGCGGCCCTGAGCCTGATGACCGCGCTGGCGCTGTACGGTCCCTCCGCGATGGCGGCGGTGGAAATCACCAACATCGGGTTTGAAGACGGCACGTTGAGCGGCTGGACGTATTCCGACACCGGCACCCAAGGCTCTACGAGCTATAGCGGCAACGGTGTCGGCGCCGCTGTGGTTACCGGCATGACCGATTTCACTTCCAACAACGGCACCCACAGCTGGACGGTGACGCCGTTCGGCAACAACATGGCGTCATTGCAGGCGGGTAACGGTTCGGACTCGTTCGCCACGGCTGCAGACGCACTTGGGCTGAATGCTGCAAGCCGTTCGCTGGTGGAAAGCACGATGGCCGGGTCGCCCACGAATGCTTCGTGGCTGTACCAGGACCTGACCCTCGCTGCGGGTGACTATTTCAGCATGGCGTGGCAGTACGTCTCGACCGACTACCAGCCGTTCAACGATGCCTCGCTGACCTCGCTGATCAACCTCGGCGACGCCTCGGTGTTCGCGACGGTGAACAACCAGAACGCGCAGTACGCGCTGCTGGGGGCCACCAACATCGGCACGGGCAGCTACTCCACCGGCAGTTATGGTGCGACCGGCTGGCAGGTCGCAACCTATCAGGTCAGCACGGCCGGCACGTACCGCCTGGGGTTCATGTCATTGAACCTGGAGGACACGGTGCTGAGCCCCGTGCTGTTCGTGGATCAGGCGCCGGGCCTGACCTTCGACAAGGGCGTGCCCTTCGGTCCGGTCGCGCCCAACCCGGGCAGCGGCGCGCCGACCACGCCGACCACGCCGACCACGCCGACGACCCCGACCGGCCCGATCATCATTGATGGCCCCAAGGGCACCGATGAGCTGGGCAACGAAGACGAGGCGTCGTTCGAGGGCGGTACGCTGGTGGTCGACAAGGACACCAACGTGGATGTCGACTTCAAGATCGACGACAAGCCCGGCACCATCGATCAAAACGGCCACGACTCGACTTTCACCGGCAAGATCGAGGACTCCACCGCCGGCATTCCGGGCTCGCTGATCGTCAAGAACAGCGGCAACGGCGGCTCGGTCACGCTGACCAACACCAACGGCTACACCGGTACCACCGAGGTCGACGAGAACACCACGCTGGCCTTGGCCGGCAATGGTTCCATCGACAAGTCGAAGAAGCTGGTGATCGACGGTACGCTGGACGTGACCCAGGCCACTCCGGTCGTCAACATCACCTCGCTGGAAGGCAAGGGCGATGTGGCGCTGGGCAACAACACGCTGTCCATCACCGATGCCAACGACGCGTTCGAAGGCACCATCGGCGGGCAGGGCGACGTGGCCATCAACGGCGGCACGCAGGTGCTTTCGGGCACGAACACCTACGCTGGCGGTACCTCGGTCAGCAACAACGCCGTCCTGCAGGTAAGCAGCGATGAGAACCTGGGCGACGCCGCAGGCAAGCTCACGCTTGATGACGGCACCCTGCACACCAGCGGCGACGTCAACAGCGATCGCGACGTGGTTCTTGTGGGCAATGGCACCTTCACCACCGACACCAACACCACGCTGACCAACAGTGGCGACGTGTCCGGTAACGGCGGCCTGATCAAGAACGGCGAAGGCGGCCTGGAGCTGACCGGCACGGTGAGCCACAGCGGCGGCACCACCGTCAACGAAGGCGAGCTGACCCTGTCGGGCCAGAACACCTACACCGGCGGCACCACGCTCAATGGCGGCGTGCTCAACGTCAGCAGCGACGGCAACCTCGGCGATGCCGCAGGCGGCCTGACCTTCAATGGCGGCACGCTGAAGGCATCCTCGTCGATGACCACCGGCCGCTCGATGGTGCTGGACAGCGTGGGCGGGCTGCGCAGCGCTGAGGGCAGCACCCTGACGGTCACCGGCCCGATCAGCGGCGCCGGCACCCTGGTGGCGGACGGCCAAGGCACCCTGGTGCTTGGCGCGGCGAACACCCACGCAGGCGGCACGCTGATCAGTGGCGGCACTGTCGTGCTGGCGCATGCTGGCGGCCTGGGCTCCGGCGCCGTGGCGATCGATGATGCCACCCTGCGCACGACGGTCGACACCCAGCTTTCGCAGTCGCTGCTTGTGACGGGTGAAGCCACCCTGGATGTGGCCTCGGGCACCACGACGCAGCTGACCGGCATGCTGGACGGCTCGCGCAGCACCGGCTGCTTCATCAAGAGTGGTGCGGGTCGCCTCAACATGGCAGGCACCGCGATCCTGGCCAATGGCACCTGCGTCAACGAAGGCACCCTCAGTGCCAATGGCGTGCTGCTGAGCGATGTGCAGGTGGAACGTGCCGGCACGGTGCGTGGCACCGGCGCCATCGCCGGCAACATGCGCGTCGATGGCACGCTGGCCCCGGGTAACTCGCCGGGCACGCTGGCAGTGACGGGTACGGTCACCATGACCGACAACGCCACGCTGCAGATCGACATCGACGGGTACGGCACCGGCGCCGGCGCCGGCAACTACTCGCGCCTGGTGGTGTCCGGCGCGGCCGGTCGCTTCGTCGCCAACGGCACCCTGCAGCCCCTGCTGCGCGGTATCAGTGGCAATGCAAGCAACACCTTCACCCCGAAGGTGGGCGACATGTTCCGCATCGTCAGCGGCGAAGGCGGCGTGACCGGTACCTTCGACCGGCTCCTGCAGCCGACCGAGGGCCTGGCCGCCAGCACGCGCTTCCAGGTGTACTACACCACCGGTTTCGACATCGACCTGTACGTGACACCGACGGCCTACAGCGCTGACTTGGTGGGCAAGGTCAACGGCAACGGCCTGGCCACTGCCGCTGCACTGGATGCCCTGGTGGAAGCCAGCGACGCCGGCACCACCACCGCCGAGCAGACCGATCTGCTGCGCGCGGTGTGGCAGCAGGATGCGGCGGCACTGCCGGTGCTTGTGACCGCCATGACCGGCGAGAACCACGCCAAGCTGGCCGCGCTGGCGCAGTCCAATGCGACCGCACTGGCCGACGATGTGACCGGTCGACTGGGCCAGGGTGTGCTGGTGGATGCATCCAGCACGCGTATCGAACAGCTGCTGTGGGCCAACATCGGCTACGGGGATCTGTCGGTTGACGCCGATGCCAGCGCCGACCGCTTCGATGCCCGCCAGCGTCGTGCCACCGCCGGTATCGACGTGTACCGCTCCTCCAACGTGGCGTGGGGCGCGGGCCTGGGTCGCACGACGTCGGAACTGGAGCGCAGCCCGCTGGACAACACGCTCGACAGCAACGCGTTCTTTGCCTATGGCGCCGCCAGGGCAGGTGCGGTCGTGCTGGACGGCATGCTGTCCTACTCGGCCGATCGCTGGGAGAGCCAGCGTCCGGACGCCCTGGGTGCCGGTGGAGCACTGTCCGGCAAGGCCTCGGGCACCACCCTGCTGGCCAGTGCCGGCGTCAGCCTGCCCTTCACGGCGGCAGGCCTGAGCTGGCAGCCCTCGCTGCGCGGCAATTGGCAGAAGGTTGAGCGCAATGCCTACCGCGAAGGCGGTGACTCGCTGGCGGCGCTGGACATTGCGCGCCTCAACGCCGAAGGCAGCCGCGCCACGCTCGGCCTGTCGGTCGGCTCGCTGGTGAACGATCCCCTGGCGGCGCGTGCCACCTGGCAGTTCGGTCTGCAGGCGGGCATCAACCACGGCCAGGTGCGCCAGGCCATGGTGACAACCGCACTGGCCGGCCAGCGGGTGGACCTGTCCTCCGCCGACCCGGGCAAGACCTTCGGTCGGGCCCAGCTGCAGGGCACCGTGCGCCTGGGTGCGTCGAGCTACCTGTACGGTGGCGTCAGCACCGAGCAGGGATCGGGCGTGGAGAACAACAGCGTCAACGCGGGTATCCGCATCGCGCTGTGA
- a CDS encoding CPBP family intramembrane glutamic endopeptidase, translated as MTSVALYSPDPARGWLPWAWLTPILMILFNAVPVIALDGWMQSQHWSTPRGDPIGLAGLHALLWIGFAPTLAAVLAWVCFVERRSLASIGLTGPAPMKTFLRGLAVGLGTIALVVVAIWMAGGMQAASWGQAWRSPVSLLHIGLLLLSFMFQASVEEVIFRGWMLSVVARKTNVAVAVLLVSLVFCFLHFSPHQPPRVMLGTLLFSLFACAWALRTGNIWGVMGWHAGWNWLLATGFQLPVTGIDAHLPALLVALRPQGLDALTGGAEGPEGSYLCSVFFVVAIAWIQWRKTRGEAWPSAGAT; from the coding sequence ATGACCTCCGTTGCCCTGTATTCGCCCGATCCAGCCCGCGGCTGGCTGCCTTGGGCCTGGCTGACGCCGATCCTGATGATCCTGTTCAACGCGGTACCGGTGATCGCGCTGGACGGGTGGATGCAGTCGCAGCATTGGTCGACGCCGCGCGGCGATCCGATCGGCCTCGCTGGCTTGCATGCGCTGCTGTGGATCGGCTTCGCGCCGACGCTGGCGGCCGTGCTCGCCTGGGTATGCTTCGTCGAAAGGCGCTCGCTGGCGAGTATCGGGCTGACCGGTCCGGCGCCGATGAAAACCTTCCTGCGCGGACTGGCCGTTGGACTCGGCACGATCGCGCTGGTCGTAGTCGCGATCTGGATGGCTGGCGGCATGCAGGCAGCGAGCTGGGGGCAGGCCTGGCGGTCGCCCGTCAGTCTGCTGCACATCGGTCTGCTGCTACTGAGTTTCATGTTCCAGGCCAGCGTGGAGGAAGTCATCTTCCGCGGCTGGATGCTGTCGGTGGTGGCGCGCAAGACCAATGTCGCGGTGGCAGTGCTGCTGGTGTCGCTCGTTTTCTGCTTCCTGCATTTCAGTCCGCACCAGCCGCCCCGGGTCATGCTCGGCACGTTACTGTTCTCGCTGTTCGCCTGCGCCTGGGCGCTGCGAACCGGCAATATCTGGGGCGTGATGGGCTGGCACGCGGGGTGGAACTGGTTGCTCGCGACCGGCTTCCAACTGCCCGTTACCGGCATCGATGCACACTTGCCGGCGCTGCTGGTGGCGCTACGCCCGCAAGGCCTCGACGCCCTGACCGGTGGAGCGGAAGGGCCGGAAGGCAGTTACCTGTGCAGCGTCTTCTTCGTCGTCGCGATCGCGTGGATCCAGTGGCGAAAGACGCGCGGGGAAGCGTGGCCTTCGGCCGGGGCCACCTGA
- a CDS encoding NAD(P)-dependent alcohol dehydrogenase has product MAPEVDRAFPVRAYGNDAANAPITTRQIMRRALRPNDVFIDVLYCGICHSDIHQNRDDTPSQRTTFPIVTGHEIIGRVTAVGSAVTKFRVGDIGGVGAMVDSCGACTTCRAGREMNCLNGATFTYNSPDKISGGMTFGGYSDGIVVAEAFVVRVSPGVNLAASAPLLCAGITTFSPMQHWRLEAGQRVGIIGLGGLGHVAVKLAAARKADVTIFTTSPRKIADARRLGARQAVLWSDEASMKRLAGQFDLLVSTVPQPYAFQPFIDLLSLDGTLVNVGALEGLHSINGLSLIFGRKSIAGSVIGGIPETQALMDYCATRRITADIELIRPSQINEAFSRVVNKDVRYRFVIDMKA; this is encoded by the coding sequence ATGGCACCGGAAGTAGACCGGGCATTTCCAGTCAGGGCCTACGGCAATGACGCAGCGAACGCACCGATAACGACGCGACAGATAATGAGACGGGCGTTGCGGCCAAATGACGTGTTTATCGACGTGCTGTACTGCGGAATCTGTCACTCCGACATTCACCAGAACCGGGATGACACGCCATCGCAACGCACGACGTTTCCAATAGTTACAGGCCATGAAATCATCGGGCGCGTGACGGCGGTCGGTAGCGCAGTCACCAAGTTCAGGGTCGGCGATATTGGCGGCGTCGGCGCAATGGTCGACTCCTGCGGAGCGTGCACCACGTGCCGGGCTGGCCGTGAGATGAACTGCCTCAACGGCGCCACCTTCACCTACAACTCGCCTGACAAGATCTCGGGGGGTATGACGTTTGGGGGCTATTCTGATGGCATCGTCGTTGCCGAAGCATTCGTAGTCCGGGTCTCGCCGGGCGTCAACCTTGCTGCGTCCGCGCCACTGCTGTGCGCCGGAATCACCACCTTCTCACCCATGCAGCACTGGAGGCTGGAGGCGGGACAACGTGTTGGCATCATCGGCCTCGGTGGGTTGGGCCACGTCGCTGTCAAGCTCGCGGCGGCGCGCAAGGCGGACGTGACCATATTCACCACAAGCCCCCGCAAGATCGCCGACGCGCGTCGCCTGGGCGCGCGGCAAGCGGTGCTCTGGAGCGACGAGGCTTCGATGAAACGTTTGGCTGGTCAGTTCGATCTTCTGGTCTCCACGGTGCCGCAGCCTTATGCATTCCAACCCTTCATCGATCTGCTCTCCCTCGACGGCACTCTGGTCAACGTGGGCGCGCTTGAGGGATTGCATAGCATCAACGGCCTGTCGCTCATCTTTGGACGTAAGAGCATCGCCGGCTCGGTCATCGGTGGCATTCCGGAAACCCAGGCGCTGATGGACTACTGCGCGACGCGACGAATCACCGCAGACATTGAGCTGATTCGTCCCAGCCAGATCAATGAAGCTTTTAGCCGTGTGGTGAACAAAGATGTGCGTTATCGCTTTGTCATCGACATGAAGGCGTAG
- a CDS encoding SDR family NAD(P)-dependent oxidoreductase, producing MNPIYDFKGKVALITGAKGGMGFATAEAFAKSGAAIVLGDVDEAEVRDAAAKLVAAGYKAIGMACDVSDEAQAAALVKRAVDEFGRLDFAYNNAGIQAPPTDAADESAEDYDKVQAVNLRGIWACMKHELKQMREQGSGAIVNCSSLGGLVGLPKRAAYHASKHGVIGLTKSAALDYAPRGIRINAICPGVIETPMVADMLKTQKAAMDEFLKLQPIGRLGSAEEMAQAVLWLCSPGASFIVGVALPVDGGFTAH from the coding sequence ATGAATCCAATCTATGATTTCAAGGGCAAGGTTGCCCTCATCACTGGCGCCAAGGGCGGCATGGGCTTCGCTACTGCCGAAGCCTTTGCCAAGAGCGGCGCAGCCATTGTCCTCGGCGACGTCGACGAGGCCGAAGTGCGGGATGCAGCCGCAAAACTCGTTGCTGCGGGCTATAAGGCAATCGGCATGGCCTGCGACGTGAGCGACGAGGCGCAGGCTGCCGCACTGGTAAAACGCGCAGTGGACGAGTTCGGCCGGCTCGACTTTGCTTACAACAATGCAGGCATTCAGGCACCTCCGACCGACGCGGCAGACGAGAGCGCGGAGGACTATGACAAGGTGCAGGCCGTGAACCTCCGCGGCATCTGGGCGTGCATGAAGCACGAGCTGAAGCAGATGCGCGAGCAAGGCTCTGGCGCGATCGTCAACTGCTCGTCACTGGGGGGGCTTGTCGGCCTGCCGAAGCGTGCCGCCTACCACGCCTCCAAGCACGGCGTGATTGGCTTGACCAAGAGTGCAGCACTCGACTACGCGCCGCGCGGCATCCGCATCAATGCGATCTGCCCGGGCGTGATCGAGACGCCGATGGTCGCCGACATGCTGAAGACGCAGAAGGCGGCCATGGACGAGTTCTTGAAGCTGCAGCCAATTGGGCGGCTCGGCAGCGCCGAGGAGATGGCTCAGGCAGTGCTTTGGCTGTGCAGCCCGGGGGCGAGCTTCATTGTCGGCGTGGCGTTGCCGGTCGATGGCGGCTTCACCGCACACTGA
- a CDS encoding NAD(P)-dependent alcohol dehydrogenase yields MTITAYGAGAADEPLAPMPIKRRATGPKDVRIAVAYCGICHSDLHQVRGEWQGTIYPCVPGHEIVGEIIATGSEVTGFAVGDVVGVGCMVDSCGHCGSCSQELEQYCENGTTFTYNSPIADAPGHTLGGYSQEIVVAEHFVLRIRHDRDQLAAVAPLLCAGITTWSPLRREKVGPGRKVGIVGIGGLGHMGVKLANALGAQVVAFTTSPGKVEAARMLGAHEVVVSRNSNEMAAHANSFDFILDTVAATHSLDDYLVLLAKGGTLTLVGAPEHPNPEPDPANLLDGRTTNFSMIGGIAETQEMLDFCAEHGIVSDIEMIAAQGIESAYERMLKGDVKYRFVMDAATLAN; encoded by the coding sequence ATGACCATCACAGCCTATGGGGCTGGCGCCGCAGACGAGCCCTTGGCGCCCATGCCGATCAAACGACGCGCGACCGGCCCGAAGGATGTCCGGATCGCCGTCGCCTACTGCGGCATATGCCATTCAGACCTGCACCAGGTGCGCGGCGAATGGCAGGGGACGATCTACCCTTGTGTACCCGGTCACGAGATCGTTGGCGAGATCATAGCAACCGGCAGCGAGGTCACCGGCTTTGCGGTCGGAGACGTGGTCGGCGTTGGCTGTATGGTGGACAGTTGCGGTCATTGCGGTAGCTGCTCCCAGGAACTTGAGCAGTACTGCGAGAACGGCACCACCTTTACCTACAACTCGCCCATCGCCGACGCCCCTGGCCACACGCTGGGCGGCTACTCGCAGGAGATCGTCGTCGCTGAGCACTTCGTGCTGAGAATTCGGCACGACAGGGATCAGTTGGCTGCGGTTGCGCCCCTTCTATGTGCCGGCATCACCACCTGGTCGCCGTTGCGGCGGGAGAAGGTTGGCCCTGGCAGGAAAGTCGGCATCGTAGGGATCGGTGGCCTTGGGCACATGGGCGTGAAGCTTGCCAATGCACTGGGCGCGCAGGTGGTGGCTTTCACCACCTCGCCGGGAAAGGTCGAAGCCGCCAGGATGCTCGGGGCCCACGAAGTCGTGGTCTCGCGCAACTCGAATGAGATGGCCGCCCATGCGAACAGCTTCGACTTCATCCTGGATACCGTCGCGGCCACCCACAGCCTTGATGACTACCTGGTTCTGCTGGCAAAGGGCGGCACGCTCACGCTCGTCGGCGCACCCGAGCACCCCAATCCCGAACCAGACCCCGCGAACCTGCTGGACGGTCGCACAACCAACTTCTCGATGATCGGTGGGATCGCCGAAACGCAGGAGATGCTCGACTTCTGTGCCGAGCACGGAATCGTCTCGGACATCGAGATGATCGCCGCCCAGGGTATCGAGAGCGCCTATGAGCGGATGCTGAAGGGTGATGTGAAGTACCGCTTCGTGATGGACGCCGCGACCCTCGCAAACTAA
- a CDS encoding LysR family transcriptional regulator has product MPLSRTDLADYSYFVAIARHRSFRRAGLDVGISASALSHALKGLETRVGVRLLNRTNRSVTLTAAGEELLEAISGPFSEIEQAADRLNRYRDTPAGRIRINVPVEAASLVIGPVLAPFVDRYPDVELDIAVSNHLVDVTEGGFDAGIRYGGTVPMDMVAQRLSADITWVVAGSPAYFARYGEPSHPDDLAEHRCLRFRIGDDSIYEWEFERDGEEVSVPVPGSLLFDDSRAILAALVGGAGLMYAPAPLIASLVENGAVRIVMADWASPGPGFYVYYSSRRQVPTGLRLLIDLVRELRPLGL; this is encoded by the coding sequence ATGCCTCTAAGTCGAACTGATCTTGCGGATTACAGCTACTTCGTCGCGATCGCGCGGCATCGGAGCTTCCGTCGTGCCGGCCTTGATGTAGGAATCAGTGCTTCGGCATTGAGTCACGCGTTGAAGGGTCTGGAAACGCGAGTCGGCGTGCGCCTCCTGAACCGAACCAACCGCAGCGTCACGTTGACGGCTGCCGGTGAAGAACTCTTGGAGGCGATAAGTGGCCCATTCAGCGAGATAGAACAGGCAGCGGATCGCCTCAACCGCTACCGTGACACGCCTGCCGGGCGAATCCGAATCAATGTTCCAGTGGAAGCCGCCAGCCTGGTGATCGGACCGGTGCTTGCTCCCTTCGTCGATCGCTACCCCGACGTGGAGCTCGACATCGCCGTCAGTAACCATCTGGTAGACGTTACCGAAGGCGGGTTCGACGCTGGGATCCGCTATGGGGGCACTGTGCCCATGGATATGGTCGCCCAGCGACTCTCTGCAGATATCACATGGGTTGTGGCCGGCTCGCCGGCCTATTTCGCTCGTTATGGCGAACCATCGCATCCTGACGATCTCGCCGAACATCGCTGCCTACGCTTCCGTATTGGCGATGACAGCATCTATGAGTGGGAGTTCGAGCGCGATGGCGAGGAGGTTTCTGTCCCAGTGCCAGGGTCGCTGCTCTTTGACGATAGTCGCGCAATCCTTGCCGCGCTCGTCGGGGGTGCGGGGTTGATGTATGCCCCCGCGCCATTAATCGCATCCCTGGTCGAGAACGGCGCTGTTCGTATAGTGATGGCCGACTGGGCGTCGCCAGGCCCGGGCTTCTACGTCTACTACTCAAGCAGACGACAAGTTCCTACCGGCCTCCGGCTGCTGATCGATCTTGTGCGCGAGTTGCGGCCGCTTGGCCTATAG
- a CDS encoding alpha/beta fold hydrolase codes for MYRKVLWTLLLAASPLISHASVPEAQACDGDAAPALRGSKCFTVSVPLRHADPSGEKLSLFLRRIPATSGHARRGEVWLLSGGPGESGPSLYPTIQAYQRAFPGFDLVIPDHRGTGRSSRICPVQESPDSPDGTGLAGAEWGPCIGEMYANLQRTSAFSITEAAQDLGVLMSGADRGGEVLLYGVSYGTQLALRALQLNTLQVDGLILDGLVPLETTETWDLSRRTALVDQVGRQSMDEQSLERYRKLLTVKDAAWQKDVPGGDLRRYFAALLSFPALRDRIPQIVQDLSDGDARSLGASTEDWKLALGNLGQGGNDQPALPLVMLIAASENNARPELTLSMVEKEAKDALFVSPIPGLLVSGSVPRYPRDAWFGKSPETLPRTLILQGTLDPNTSYDGAVEHAATLGKSGAVTFHTVERGAHLLPLVAPHCFVAAVGAFVDGGVVAERCAEPPTL; via the coding sequence ATGTATCGCAAGGTGCTGTGGACGTTGTTGCTTGCCGCCTCACCTTTGATCTCCCATGCGTCGGTACCGGAGGCACAAGCCTGCGACGGTGACGCAGCGCCTGCACTGCGTGGTTCAAAGTGCTTCACGGTGAGTGTTCCGCTGCGCCATGCAGATCCATCGGGTGAGAAGCTCTCACTGTTCCTGCGGCGCATACCGGCCACCTCCGGGCACGCCAGGCGCGGTGAAGTCTGGCTTCTTTCCGGCGGCCCGGGCGAGTCAGGGCCGTCGCTCTACCCGACGATCCAGGCCTACCAGCGTGCGTTTCCCGGATTCGATCTGGTCATCCCCGATCACCGGGGCACGGGCCGGTCATCGCGCATCTGCCCCGTCCAGGAATCGCCCGACAGTCCGGACGGTACCGGGCTGGCGGGAGCGGAATGGGGCCCTTGCATCGGTGAGATGTACGCCAATCTGCAGCGCACCTCGGCCTTTTCCATTACCGAAGCTGCGCAGGACCTTGGCGTGTTGATGTCAGGCGCGGATCGAGGCGGTGAGGTGCTGCTTTACGGGGTGTCGTACGGTACCCAGTTGGCGCTACGGGCGCTCCAGCTCAACACGTTGCAGGTGGATGGCCTGATCCTCGATGGGTTGGTGCCTCTTGAGACCACCGAGACATGGGACCTCAGCCGGCGCACGGCCCTGGTCGACCAGGTGGGTCGACAGAGCATGGATGAGCAAAGCCTAGAGCGTTATCGGAAGTTGTTGACTGTGAAGGATGCGGCTTGGCAGAAGGACGTGCCGGGCGGTGATCTGCGCCGCTACTTTGCCGCCCTGCTGAGCTTCCCGGCACTGCGTGATCGTATTCCACAGATCGTGCAGGACCTTTCGGACGGCGACGCTCGATCGCTGGGCGCCTCTACCGAAGACTGGAAACTTGCGTTGGGGAATCTCGGGCAGGGTGGCAACGATCAACCAGCGTTGCCGCTGGTGATGCTTATCGCCGCCTCTGAGAACAATGCGCGCCCGGAGCTCACGCTGTCCATGGTTGAAAAAGAGGCAAAGGACGCGTTGTTCGTCAGCCCCATTCCCGGCCTACTGGTGAGCGGCAGCGTCCCGCGCTATCCCCGCGATGCGTGGTTTGGCAAGAGCCCGGAAACCCTGCCGCGTACGCTGATTCTGCAAGGCACGCTTGATCCCAACACTTCGTATGACGGTGCGGTGGAACATGCGGCCACGCTCGGCAAGTCGGGGGCAGTCACCTTCCACACGGTGGAACGAGGCGCGCATCTGCTTCCTCTGGTAGCGCCGCACTGCTTCGTTGCGGCGGTCGGCGCGTTCGTGGATGGCGGTGTGGTGGCCGAGCGCTGTGCGGAGCCGCCGACGCTGTGA